In one window of Frigoriglobus tundricola DNA:
- a CDS encoding NADH-quinone oxidoreductase subunit B: protein MALTNLLPDFLIAPLDYLANMARKHSLWPMPFATACCGIELMATASSRYDIARFGSEAMRFSPRQCDVMIVAGRVAMKMVPVMQRIWLQMPEPKWCISMGACASSGGVFDTYAVVQGIDRFIPVDVYVPGCPPRPEQLIRSILDLQEKIQRTGTIDAREFASRTAYEGPTALARELGAEEAIVAPGDYNTATRLRSLPTVN from the coding sequence GTGGCGCTGACGAACCTGCTGCCGGACTTCCTGATCGCCCCGCTCGACTACCTCGCCAACATGGCCCGCAAGCACAGCCTGTGGCCGATGCCGTTCGCGACGGCGTGTTGCGGGATCGAGCTGATGGCGACGGCCTCCAGCCGGTACGACATCGCCCGGTTCGGCTCCGAGGCCATGCGGTTCTCGCCCCGCCAGTGCGACGTGATGATCGTCGCCGGCCGGGTGGCGATGAAGATGGTGCCGGTGATGCAGCGCATCTGGCTGCAAATGCCGGAGCCGAAGTGGTGCATCAGCATGGGGGCCTGCGCCAGCTCGGGCGGGGTGTTCGACACCTATGCCGTGGTTCAGGGCATCGACCGGTTCATCCCCGTCGATGTGTACGTGCCGGGGTGCCCGCCCCGGCCGGAACAACTGATCCGCTCGATCCTCGACCTGCAAGAGAAGATCCAGCGGACCGGCACCATCGATGCCCGCGAGTTCGCGAGCCGGACGGCCTACGAAGGCCCGACCGCACTGGCCCGCGAACTCGGCGCGGAAGAGGCCATCGTCGCGCCGGGCGATTACAACACCGCCACGCGGCTGCGGTCACTGCCGACAGTGAACTGA
- a CDS encoding NADH-quinone oxidoreductase subunit A yields MPVTPVQTPAGLEPAFDLAAYYPILVYAVVCVLFAVGALAGTQLFPFKPRKPTRIKQMPYESGMDPIGSARMQFDVKFYLIAILFLVFDVELLFLYPWAVIAYAEGGDQTWRTVFGTVVFLEILVFLATFAIAYVYAWKKGVFQWR; encoded by the coding sequence GTGCCAGTCACCCCCGTACAGACGCCAGCCGGACTGGAACCGGCGTTCGACCTCGCCGCGTACTACCCGATCCTCGTCTACGCGGTGGTGTGTGTTCTGTTCGCGGTCGGCGCACTCGCCGGCACGCAACTGTTCCCGTTCAAGCCGCGTAAGCCCACCCGCATCAAACAGATGCCGTATGAATCGGGCATGGACCCGATCGGGTCGGCGCGGATGCAGTTCGACGTGAAGTTCTACCTGATCGCGATCCTGTTCCTCGTGTTCGACGTGGAACTCCTGTTCCTCTACCCGTGGGCCGTGATCGCCTACGCCGAGGGCGGCGACCAGACGTGGCGGACCGTGTTCGGCACCGTGGTGTTTCTCGAAATCCTCGTGTTCCTCGCGACCTTCGCGATCGCCTACGTGTACGCGTGGAAGAAGGGAGTGTTCCAGTGGCGCTGA